Proteins from a single region of Coregonus clupeaformis isolate EN_2021a chromosome 35, ASM2061545v1, whole genome shotgun sequence:
- the LOC121551329 gene encoding eukaryotic peptide chain release factor GTP-binding subunit ERF3A-like isoform X1 produces MDPRDAAPDSWEQEDDVEAPVDGKLDSEFAALNVNAKPFVPNINAVEFVPSFFQKGPSEDPDSGADVQPVVATMEAAETAAPVENGDSEMTTEESWDLKGAEPNEEEPGGGPGGDVGPIVVEEILEEEVMEEEEEEVPIMPKVVALPPDAPKKEHVNVVFIGHVDAGKSTIGGQIMYLTGMVEKRTLEKYEREAKEKNRETWYLSWALDTNQEERDKGKTVEVGRAYFETEKKHFTILDAPGHKSFVPNMIGGASQADLAVLVISARKGEFETGFEKGGQTREHAMLAKTAGVKHLIILVNKMDDPTVNWSLERYEECKEKLVPFLKKVGFNPKKDIHFMPCSGLTGANLKEPVESCTWYTGLPFIPHLDSLPNLNRASDGPVRLPIVDKYKDMGTVILGKLESGSISKAQQLVMMPNRHTVEVLSLLSDDVETDDAAPGENLKLRLKGIEEEEILPGFILCNAENLCHSGRTFDAQIVIIEHKSIICPGYNAVLHIHTCIEEVQITALICLVDKKSGEKSKTRPRFVKQDQVCIARLRTAGTICLETFKDFPQMGRFTLRDEGKTIAIGKVLKLVAERD; encoded by the exons ATGGACCCGAGAGACGCTGCCCCTGATTCCTGGGAACAAGAGGATGATGTTGAGGCCCCGGTCGACGGGAAACTCGATTCCGAATTCGCTGCCCTCAACGTGAATGCCAAACCGTTTGTCCCCAACATAAATGCTGTCGAATTCGTCCCGTCCTTCTTTCAGAAAGGCCCCTCGGAAGATCCTGATTCCGGTG CGGACGTTCAACCAGTTGTTGCCACCATGGAGGCCGCAGAAACTGCAG CCCCGGTGGAGAATGGCGACTCTGAAATGACCACAGAGGAGTCGTGGGACCTGAAAGGGGCGGAGCCCAATGAGGAAGAACCAGGAGGAGGGCCTGGTGGCGACGTGGGACCAATAGTTGTCGAGGAGATTCTGGAGGAGGAagtcatggaggaggaggaggaagaagtgcCAATCATGCCTAAAGTGGTTGCCCTCCCACCAGACGCGCCCAAGAAGGAACATGTGAACGTGGTGTTCATTGGTCATGTTG ATGCTGGCAAATCTACCATCGGAGGACAAATCAT GTATTTAACGGGCATGGTGGAGAAGAGAACTCTGGAGAAGTATGAAAGAGAAGCCAAGGAGAAGAACAGGGAAACCTG GTACCTCTCCTGGGCTCTAGACACTAACCAGGAGGAGCGAGACAAGGGGAAGACTGTGGAGGTGGGCCGAGCGTACTTTGAAACTGAGAAAAAGCACTTTACCATCCTGGATGCGCCAGGCCACAAAAGCTTTGTGCCCAACATGATCGGAGGAGCTTCGCAAGCTGACCTGGCTGTACTG GTGATCTCGGCCAGGAAGGGAGAGTTTGAGACGGGCTTTGAGAAGGGTGGACAGACACGGGAGCACGCCATGTTGGCCAAAACGGCGGGGGTGAAGCATCTGATCATCCTCGTCAACAAAATGGACGACCCCACAGTGAACTGGAGCCTAGAGAG GTACGAAGAATGCAAGGAGAAACTAGTGCCATTTTTAAAGAAGGTTGGCTTCAACCCCAAGAAAGACATTCACTTCATGCCCTGCTCCGGCCTCACAGGAGCCAACCTCAAGGAGCCTGTTGAGTCGTGCACTTGGTATAC aGGGTTACCATTCATTCCACATCTGGACAGTTTGCCAAACTTAAACAGAGCGAGCGACGGACCAGTCAGATTACCCATTGTAGACAAATACAAG GACATGGGTACTGTTATCCTGGGGAAACTGGAGTCGGGGTCCATCAGTAAAGCACAGCAGCTTGTCATGATGCCAAACAGG CACACGGTGGAGGTGTTGAGCCTGCTGAGTGATGACGTGGAGACAGATGATGCTGCTCCTGGAGAGAACCTGAAGCTGAGACTGAAGGGCATCGAGGAGGAGGAGATCCTGCCAGGCTTCATCCTCTGTAACGCTGAGAACCTCTGCCACTCTGGACGCACCTTTGACGCCCAG ATTGTCATCATTGAACACAAGTCCATTATCTGCCCTGGTTACAATGCAGTCCTCCACATCCACACCTGCATCGAAGAAGTGCAAATTACG GCCTTAATCTGTCTGGTAGACAAGAAGTCGGGAGAGAAAAGTAAGACGCGACCGCGCTTCGTGAAACAGGACCAGGTGTGCATCGCCCGTCTGCGCACCGCCGGAACCATCTGCCTTGAGACCTTCAAAGACTTCCCCCAGATGGGACGGTTCACCCTACGGGATGAAG GTAAGACCATTGCCATCGGTAAGGTGTTGAAGCTCGTTGCTGAGAGGGACTGA
- the LOC121551329 gene encoding eukaryotic peptide chain release factor GTP-binding subunit ERF3A-like isoform X2, producing the protein MDPRDAAPDSWEQEDDVEAPVDGKLDSEFAALNVNAKPFVPNINAVEFVPSFFQKGPSEDPDSGAPVENGDSEMTTEESWDLKGAEPNEEEPGGGPGGDVGPIVVEEILEEEVMEEEEEEVPIMPKVVALPPDAPKKEHVNVVFIGHVDAGKSTIGGQIMYLTGMVEKRTLEKYEREAKEKNRETWYLSWALDTNQEERDKGKTVEVGRAYFETEKKHFTILDAPGHKSFVPNMIGGASQADLAVLVISARKGEFETGFEKGGQTREHAMLAKTAGVKHLIILVNKMDDPTVNWSLERYEECKEKLVPFLKKVGFNPKKDIHFMPCSGLTGANLKEPVESCTWYTGLPFIPHLDSLPNLNRASDGPVRLPIVDKYKDMGTVILGKLESGSISKAQQLVMMPNRHTVEVLSLLSDDVETDDAAPGENLKLRLKGIEEEEILPGFILCNAENLCHSGRTFDAQIVIIEHKSIICPGYNAVLHIHTCIEEVQITALICLVDKKSGEKSKTRPRFVKQDQVCIARLRTAGTICLETFKDFPQMGRFTLRDEGKTIAIGKVLKLVAERD; encoded by the exons ATGGACCCGAGAGACGCTGCCCCTGATTCCTGGGAACAAGAGGATGATGTTGAGGCCCCGGTCGACGGGAAACTCGATTCCGAATTCGCTGCCCTCAACGTGAATGCCAAACCGTTTGTCCCCAACATAAATGCTGTCGAATTCGTCCCGTCCTTCTTTCAGAAAGGCCCCTCGGAAGATCCTGATTCCGGTG CCCCGGTGGAGAATGGCGACTCTGAAATGACCACAGAGGAGTCGTGGGACCTGAAAGGGGCGGAGCCCAATGAGGAAGAACCAGGAGGAGGGCCTGGTGGCGACGTGGGACCAATAGTTGTCGAGGAGATTCTGGAGGAGGAagtcatggaggaggaggaggaagaagtgcCAATCATGCCTAAAGTGGTTGCCCTCCCACCAGACGCGCCCAAGAAGGAACATGTGAACGTGGTGTTCATTGGTCATGTTG ATGCTGGCAAATCTACCATCGGAGGACAAATCAT GTATTTAACGGGCATGGTGGAGAAGAGAACTCTGGAGAAGTATGAAAGAGAAGCCAAGGAGAAGAACAGGGAAACCTG GTACCTCTCCTGGGCTCTAGACACTAACCAGGAGGAGCGAGACAAGGGGAAGACTGTGGAGGTGGGCCGAGCGTACTTTGAAACTGAGAAAAAGCACTTTACCATCCTGGATGCGCCAGGCCACAAAAGCTTTGTGCCCAACATGATCGGAGGAGCTTCGCAAGCTGACCTGGCTGTACTG GTGATCTCGGCCAGGAAGGGAGAGTTTGAGACGGGCTTTGAGAAGGGTGGACAGACACGGGAGCACGCCATGTTGGCCAAAACGGCGGGGGTGAAGCATCTGATCATCCTCGTCAACAAAATGGACGACCCCACAGTGAACTGGAGCCTAGAGAG GTACGAAGAATGCAAGGAGAAACTAGTGCCATTTTTAAAGAAGGTTGGCTTCAACCCCAAGAAAGACATTCACTTCATGCCCTGCTCCGGCCTCACAGGAGCCAACCTCAAGGAGCCTGTTGAGTCGTGCACTTGGTATAC aGGGTTACCATTCATTCCACATCTGGACAGTTTGCCAAACTTAAACAGAGCGAGCGACGGACCAGTCAGATTACCCATTGTAGACAAATACAAG GACATGGGTACTGTTATCCTGGGGAAACTGGAGTCGGGGTCCATCAGTAAAGCACAGCAGCTTGTCATGATGCCAAACAGG CACACGGTGGAGGTGTTGAGCCTGCTGAGTGATGACGTGGAGACAGATGATGCTGCTCCTGGAGAGAACCTGAAGCTGAGACTGAAGGGCATCGAGGAGGAGGAGATCCTGCCAGGCTTCATCCTCTGTAACGCTGAGAACCTCTGCCACTCTGGACGCACCTTTGACGCCCAG ATTGTCATCATTGAACACAAGTCCATTATCTGCCCTGGTTACAATGCAGTCCTCCACATCCACACCTGCATCGAAGAAGTGCAAATTACG GCCTTAATCTGTCTGGTAGACAAGAAGTCGGGAGAGAAAAGTAAGACGCGACCGCGCTTCGTGAAACAGGACCAGGTGTGCATCGCCCGTCTGCGCACCGCCGGAACCATCTGCCTTGAGACCTTCAAAGACTTCCCCCAGATGGGACGGTTCACCCTACGGGATGAAG GTAAGACCATTGCCATCGGTAAGGTGTTGAAGCTCGTTGCTGAGAGGGACTGA
- the LOC121550789 gene encoding phosphoinositide-interacting protein-like has product MHNPRMQSTVVTVSDMDRRTSHEAQDTEASTPLNPVPDGVTLGTNLPCWYYFTRPILAILIGGVLFGLGTALSLLYFTQVGNVPYLLGPVFLSVGLMFLVTGLVWVPVVKQRLDYKALTKVNGKALQVHEQH; this is encoded by the exons ATG CACAACCCAAGGATGCAATCCACAGTGGTCACTGTGTCAGACATGGATCGTAGAACCAGCCACGAGGCTCAGGACACTGAAGCATCTACCCCACTGAACCCTGTCCCTGACGGGGTCACCCTGGGCACTAACCTCCCCTGCTGGTACTACTTCACCAGGCCCATCCTGGCCATCCTTATCGGCGGGGTGCTGTTTGGCTTGGGCACGGCCCTCTCCCTGCTCTACTTCACCCAGGTGGGGAATGTGCCCTACCTGTTGGGTCCTGTGTTCCTCTCTGTGGGGCTCATGTTCCTGGTCACGGGGCTGGTATGGGTGCCCGTGGTGAAACAGAGACTGGATTACAAGGCTCTGACCAAGGTCAATGGCAAGGCGCTTCAGGTGCATGAACAGCACTGA
- the LOC121550773 gene encoding transmembrane protein 238-like: MEPTYRGLGRCSCAFWLAVSFDIFGLLVLLIGVFADIFFYDFLIYAGAIIIFLSLIWWVFWYTGNIEVPPEELEDDVGLLKKERDIAGAVRRFSSRLSNGIRNSLRRNGAPPRGVARRAGTGLSTTHMRDAQQQPEPPPVVLAMGPRDEDVHTVSASVDTDIPVPHTATETSAI; encoded by the coding sequence ATGGAGCCGACGTACCGCGGTCTGGGGCGCTGTTCCTGCGCTTTTTGGTTGGCAGTGTCCTTCGACATATTCGGGCTGCTCGTTCTTTTGATCGGTGTTTTTGCGGACATATTCTTCTATGACTTTTTAATCTACGCCGGGGCCATCATCATCTTCCTCAGCCTCATTTGGTGGGTGTTCTGGTACACGGGCAATATCGAGGTCCCcccggaggagctggaggatgacGTCGGGCTCTTGAAGAAGGAGCGGGACATCGCAGGTGCGGTGAGGCGGTTCTCCAGCCGTCTCTCCAACGGTATCAGGAACTCTCTGCGGCGGAATGGAGCCCCCCCCCGAGGGGTCGCGAGAAGGGCAGGGACCGGGCTGTCTACGACGCACATGAGGGATGCCCAACAGCAACCGGAGCCCCCGCCTGTCGTATTGGCGATGGGCCCGCGTGATGAGGACGTGCACACGGTGTCTGCATCCGTGGACACTGACATACCTGTCCCGCACACAGCTACAGAGACTTCGGCCATATGA